A stretch of DNA from Halanaerobiales bacterium:
TTCAGGAGGGGCAGGAAAACCAGTTCATTTAAAAGAAGTTCTAGAAAAAAATTTAGCAGATGCAGTTCTGGCAGCTTCTATATTTCATGAAAAAGATTATTCTATACAGGAAGTGAAAGAATATCTAAAAGAGAATGGTATTCCAGTAAGTCTTCATTAATTTATTAAGCTATGGAGTTAGGAGTGAAAAAATGAATATAAATACAGATGATTTAAAATTTAATGATCAAGGACTTTTACCAGCAATTTTGCAGGATTATAAAAGTGGTAAAGTATTAATGTTAGCCTATATGAATAAAGAAGCATTTCAAAAATCAATTAAAACCGGTAAAGCAACTTTCTGGAGTAGATCCCGGCAGAAATTATGGGTAAAAGGGGAAACATCCGGTAATTATCAATATATTAAAGATATGAAAATTGACTGTGATAAAGATACCTTACTATTATTTGTTGATTCTGCAGGTCCAGCCTGTCATACAGGAAATGAAAGTTGTTTTTATAGAAAAATTGATGAAGAATTTTCTGAAACTGATGAGTTGAATGAAAATTTGCTACAAGAAAATAAATCTTTTTATAATAAATTGTATGAAATTATAGTAGATCGGAAAGAAAATCCACAGGAAAATTCTTATACAAGTTCACTTCTCAAAAAAGGAATAGATCGGATTGGAAAAAAAATAGTTGAAGAAGCAGGGGAAGTTATAATTGCCGGTAAAAATGAAGATGAAGAAGAAATAATTTATGAAACTGCAGATTTAATTTATCATCTATTTATTCTATTAGTTCTTTACGATATAAGCATTTCAGATATAGAAAATGAGTTAAGAGAGAGACATAAATAGATTTGATTTTAGAGGGAGCAGCTAAGACTGTTCCTTTTTTTATGTTTGGATAATTATTTTTGCTAATTATCTTGACAGTTATATAGTCTAATGTTAGAATAAATGTGAAGTAATTCACAATAATAATATATTCTTATAGATTACAGTAAAAGGAGGGCCAGTTTTATGGAAATAAGTATTTGTGTGGGAAGCAGTTGTCATCTAAAAGGTGCCCATGATGTAGTAGATATTTTCAAAAAAATGGTAAAAAAATATGATTTAGAAGATGAAATTCATCTCAAAGCCAGTTTCTGTCAGGGAAGATGTACTGATGGAGTCGTTATAACTGTAGATGGTGAATTTATCACCGGCGTTAATCCTGAAAATGCTCGTGAAATATTTTACAATAGATTTGTTGATAAAGGTGGTGATACTAATAATGGAAGCCAAAATGAGTGTGCTTGAAGTTCATGATGCCAGTTGTAAAGATTGTCACCGCTGTCTTCGGGAGTGTTCTGTAAAAGCAATAGCTTTTGAAGATGATCAGGCAAAAATTATTGATGAAAAATGTATTTATTGTGGTAAATGTATAAATGTCTGTCCTCAGGATGCAAAAGTACCTAGAAATGAGCTTAAAATGTTTTCTTCATATTTAAAATCTAATAAAAAAGTTGCTGTGTCTATAGCTCCCTCTTTTGCTGCAGCCTTTAATCTTGATTCATCTTATAGAATTGTAGGGGCTTTAAAGGAATTAGGAGTTGATATTGTAGCTGAAACTTCTCAAGCTGCTGAATATATTGCAGCCGAATATCAGGATTTAGTTAGAGATAATTTTAAAAGTTTAATTTCTAGCTGTTGTCCGGCAGTTGTAAATCTAGTTGAAAAACATTACCCAGAACTTATTCCTTATTTATCACCGATTATTTCACCTATGAATCTTCATGCTGAGTTATTAAAAAAGAAATATGGAGATGATATAAAAGTTGTTTTTATAGGCCCCTGTATAGCTAAAATTGATGAAGCTGATTCACATCAAGGAAAATATAAAATTGATGCTGTTTTAACTTTTGATCATCTTAAAGATTTTATGAAAGAAAAATCTATTTCACCTTATGAAGAAAAAAAGCTTTCTTTTGATGAGTCCTGTTTTTCAAATGCAAGTTCCTATCCTTTAGAAAAAGGGGCAATTAAAACTGCTGCTTTGGAAGAGGGATTAGAATCGGAAGAAATAGTTTCTGTGAGTGGAGTAAAAAATTGCATGGAAGTTCTGGATGACCTTAAAAAAGGTAGTTTGAATGCTAATTTCATTGAACTTCTTGCCTGTGAAGGTGGTTGTAT
This window harbors:
- the hisIE gene encoding bifunctional phosphoribosyl-AMP cyclohydrolase/phosphoribosyl-ATP diphosphatase HisIE encodes the protein MNINTDDLKFNDQGLLPAILQDYKSGKVLMLAYMNKEAFQKSIKTGKATFWSRSRQKLWVKGETSGNYQYIKDMKIDCDKDTLLLFVDSAGPACHTGNESCFYRKIDEEFSETDELNENLLQENKSFYNKLYEIIVDRKENPQENSYTSSLLKKGIDRIGKKIVEEAGEVIIAGKNEDEEEIIYETADLIYHLFILLVLYDISISDIENELRERHK
- a CDS encoding (2Fe-2S) ferredoxin domain-containing protein, which produces MDYSKRRASFMEISICVGSSCHLKGAHDVVDIFKKMVKKYDLEDEIHLKASFCQGRCTDGVVITVDGEFITGVNPENAREIFYNRFVDKGGDTNNGSQNECA
- a CDS encoding [Fe-Fe] hydrogenase large subunit C-terminal domain-containing protein, which translates into the protein MEAKMSVLEVHDASCKDCHRCLRECSVKAIAFEDDQAKIIDEKCIYCGKCINVCPQDAKVPRNELKMFSSYLKSNKKVAVSIAPSFAAAFNLDSSYRIVGALKELGVDIVAETSQAAEYIAAEYQDLVRDNFKSLISSCCPAVVNLVEKHYPELIPYLSPIISPMNLHAELLKKKYGDDIKVVFIGPCIAKIDEADSHQGKYKIDAVLTFDHLKDFMKEKSISPYEEKKLSFDESCFSNASSYPLEKGAIKTAALEEGLESEEIVSVSGVKNCMEVLDDLKKGSLNANFIELLACEGGCINGPAIDKELSKAKRKQLIKKYTAEKIERNNAKNEFNRDKLSLERIYKNKKYNF